The DNA sequence GACTCactcaaataataaatctcGGGAATAGAGCAAGATTCAATCTTATGTTCCTAGTTGGTCACACAGTCTTTTCATCTTGCCGGTCTCATGATCGCAGGCTTTGGGCTCATTGCTCTCACTCGATTGGGCCTGCATAGATAGGCTTGGTGGCAAATTCAATCTCGATTACCTTATactctatctcttactttatattttcttcaattatttcatactatttttttcttctctttacttatctattttattccctCTTTCATTCTATATTCACTTTAATCAACCCACTAATTAAACGTTTATTCCTTAATCTTCGTACTCAAAAATATATGGCCAGATGGagaatacaataaaaatatcaataaaaatatcatagaaaatgtataatttataaatcatagtacttcttttataaaatatactccctccatcccccaaattttgtcaccatttgacccggcacgggttttaagaaatgtaatagtatgtgagttgaaaaagttagtggaatgtgagacccatttttttatattggttttataataaaatgttagtgaattgagttagtggaatgtgggacctacttactatttatggtaaaaatgaagtgtgactcttaattgaggacggaccgaaatggaaaagtgtgactcttaatgggggacggagggagtattagttttaaaataaaatgtgaatgagaatgagttagtggaatgtagggtccatggtaaaagtgaaaggtgacaaatttttagggacggacgaaaaaggaaataagtgacaaattttcagggacggagagagtaatacaaaaaattgacggagagagtaatacaAAAAATTGAGTGGAGTCAATTTCCCCACACAGATAAATCATGAGTACGTGAGAATGTAGACACATTTTCAAAGAAGGTGCATTagtcacaaaaaaaaaaaacgttttaCAAAAAGTGTAACCATACAAAAATTGAGTATTGACAATTTCACGAAAAAAACAAATAGGCGCCCCACCATAATAAATGAGAAACAATAAAtagttaataaaaaagtgtattTTAAATAGAAGGGTATTATAGTCCTAACAAATTTATAGTCATTTACCATtactttatataatattaatataaaaatagtaacaaTATTTGACGAACTTTTATCTTTCACTTTACTTAACAAAGTTAAGTAATTTTAAGAACCTGCACCAGTAAAAATAGGGTAATTAATAGGAACCAGATGAAATATATCTTACGTATCTATTTCATTCCCTATAATTCATTACATTTTCAGTCTAATCAACCCACGAAACATTTATTCCTAATTTTcgtactaaaatgaaatatgggCAGAAGGAGAATACACCAAAAATATCATAGACAATCCAACCAAATGTTAATTCCAACTGAAACCGAGACACATACAAAAATTTAGTAGAGACAATTTCACAAAACCATACCAAATGAGGAACACCAATTATTTAATCCAATTAGGCTCACGTGGCAAAAAACAATTGGTGCCACCTCACTTGTCCGGATAGAATAAATGGAGGTAGTATATCATTACACACATTTATCTTAAAGTAGATGtttcctctgtcccattacaaatttacaattgtGTGTTGTTAAATCGATTCAGtcaaaattcaatacatataaTCTCATTTActatctctcttttactttaccattcCGTCAATCGTCTCCTACAGACctactttattactatatctcaacctattaaaatattcattcctTAATTTTGaacctaaaaagaaatatgggAAGAAGgagaaatacaataaaaatatcatagaaaatctataatttgtaaataagaCTTCTTTTATATAAACATACAGAAATTGAATGGATAAAACTATCAGAGCAGCCTCGAACACTCATTTATCAATCGCAACAAAAAACGTGCTACAAAAGGCATATATTatcataacaaaaatagaGTAGAAGACAATTTACCAAAATAATTCCCAGCATAACAATTTAGGAAAACCAACCATTAATCCAACTTAGATATTCTATCAAATGTGGCACAAAACAAGTGGAGACACCTCACTTTTCCGGATAAAATAAACGATAGCAAAATTTTGCATGAAACCCTAGCTCCCAACTTCTATATATAACAGTTAAATAGTAAACAGTTAATCACAAAATtaacacacaaacacacacttttaattaaattacctATCATCAATTCCCAATGGCATCATCCATGACCATGACCACCTCCTTCTTTGGTGGCGCCGTCGCCACCAAGCCGGCCACCGCCACCACCCATTGCAGCAACCAGCTGGCGGTGAGGGCCTCGATGGACCCGGAGAAGGTGTTGACGGAGAGCAGCAACACGAGACGGGGCCTCGTGTTGGCGGGGATGGCCGCAGCAGCCGCGTCGTCCGTCGCAAAAGTCGCAATGGCTGACACTAACATAGTGTATGCCCCTATTTGTGTCACAGTATTtgagaaattgtttgactttgtgtgaggaaaaagttagttaattaaaaatagtaaaaataaaaatagataatttatTAGGTACTGTCCAAATAAGGAAATATTGAATTGTGggatactattatttttattcatgaaCTAATCTTTCTTATTTGGTGATGGGAAGTCTCCCCCCTGACTACGAGCCGACCGACCCGGGAGCACCGGATGTTTTAATAATCGCACAAGTCGCGGTGTCGGAATACAACAAACAGAAGAAGACGTCCTTGACTCTGGTGTCTGTGTTAAAGGCTGAGAAGCAAGTGTTCGCTGGTGTTAGTTACAGGCTTGTTATCTCCGCCAGGGAGAAAACCTTCGACAAGCCCAACAACTACCTCACCGTTGTTTACGCCCAGGCCGCGCCTACATCCGTACAGCTCGTTTCCTTCGACCCACTTCTTCTCTAGCTTTTCCACATAAGTTGCTAGCAGAGTCTTCCTAGCCTCTGTATAAGGCCTTTTATTGTAATTTGGAGTGTAATTGTTTTCACAATATAGATAATCCTTCGTTCACTGTTTAAAGAGCCATTTTGACttgaaatgaattttaaaaaaatgtttcactttgtgaagaaaagtgagaataaagttagtggaatttgggacccactttcagtattagttttataatgaactgtgagtgaaaaaaaaagtagtgggatgaagggagtaccGAAATTGAGTCGGTAAGCGAGTCAAAAAAACGTGTTACAAAATTGAGTAGAgacaatttcacaaaaaaatcaaataagccCCACAATAACATGTGAggaacaattaattaatccaacTGGAGCCACCTCACTTATTCGGATTGAATATAAACGGATCACATTTGCATGAAACCccaattaatcaaaaaataaaaacacccTTCTACAATACCTATCAATTCCCAATGGCATCAACATTCATCCATGACCACAATCACCTCCTTCTTTTGTGACCCATGATCTCATTATCAGTGATGGATTCATGATTTTGATATAAGGCCCCTTACCAATATAACACAaacaattaatcacattttcatgtaatagtattttatttcacacaattatttttaaattaaatgttccCTCTGTTTGAATTGTTTCATTGCATTTGAGTCAAATCTAGCAAAATTCAATACATTTAAACATTGCACTCGCTCGATTGGGCCTGCGTAACTGGCCCTGGTGGCAAAATATAATCTCGTTTACATTATatactctcttactttacattTTCCTCAgttatctcttattttattatctcttttattccctctttcattttattttcactctAATCAACCCACTAaacatttatttcttattgttCATACCCAAAAGATATATGGCcggaaggagaaaaaaataaaaatatcaaagaaaatgtataatttatatatcatagtacttcttttataaaatataacaaaattgaGTGGAGTCAATTTCCCCCACAGATAAATCACTCCTAGTAAGTACAAGAGAGAATGTAGACACATTTTCAAAGAAAGTGCATTAATCAAGTAAAAAAAACGTGTTACAAAAAGTGTATATCTATACAAAAATTGAGTAGAGCccgaaaaaatcaaataagacaCACCATAATAAATGAggaacaattatttaatccaaTATAGGTTTACCATCACAAGTGGCAAAAACCAACTAGAGCCACCTCACTATTTCCGGATTGAATATAAAAGGATCACATTTGCATGAAACCCCATCACCCAACTTCTATATTAACATAAATAGTTAATAAAAAGTGTATTTTAAATCGAAGGGTATAATAGTCCTAACAAATTTATAGTCATTTtgcatcattttatttataaaaataggaactATACTTCATGAACATTTATctttcacttttcttaataaagttaaataattttaagaacCTTCACCAGTAAAAATAGGACAATTAATAGGAACCATATGAAATATCTCTTAGTTATCCATTTCATTCCCTATAATTCATTCTATTTTCACTCCAATAAAACCCACTAAACATTTATTCCTTAATTTTCGTACTAAGAAGAAATATGTGCAGAAGAAAGATACTcctacaataaaaaaatattatggacAATCTGCGATTCCTAAATAAGACTTCTTTTAtgtaaacattaaaaaaattgagtggAGTCAAACGTAAGAATGTAGAAAGCGGGTGTACATGCCAATCATGTATCAATCATAACAAAAAACGTGCTAaaaggtactccctccgtcccggagtattagactcacttcttttgggcacatgatttaaggaattgatatttaaatagttaaagtggagagagtaaagtatgagagagggaaaaagtaggggagagaagagagaaaaaagtaggtggagaataaaataagatagatgttttttgctaaaaaagaaaatgagcctaatatgttgggacatcccaaaaaggaaagttggtctaataccttgggacggagggagtatatatcataacaaaaatagagtaaaaaaaTCCCACCATAGCAAATTAGGAAAACCAATCATTAATCCAACTTAGATATTCTATCACACGTGGCACAAAAACAAGTGGAGCCACCTCACATTTCTGGATAGAATAAATGGAATAGTGCAATTTTGTAACaccccactttttcgaaccctaattttcgagacataaattttttgcattaaatgctatTAATGCTATGAAGTGCGTgtattaaatgatgagttattTATTGCACgattctttgtgacctaattgcgatatggagttgaatttgagttgaatagtcaaacttgttgattatatgacatggctattgaatagtcaatattgggaaaaatatgacgtggccgttgaaaggtcaacgTGTTGTGAAGATGGAGTGGAATTAAAAATGGTGGATTTTGTGACGTaattatgtgaatattttgatgtgggGCGAATgaaattgtggtgaattattcttaagggatgagtgagattaaataggagcaccattatttaattggaattttcgaccacTTCTTTTTATGGGAGCGAGacataaattttttgcattaaatgctatTAATGCTATGAAGTGCGTgtattaaatgatgagttattTATTGCACgattctttgtgacctaattgcgatatggagttgaatttgagttgaatagtcaaacttgttgattatatgacatggctattgaatagtcaatattgggaaaaatatgacgtggccgttgaaaggtcaacgTGTTGTGAAGATGGAGTGGAATTAAAAATGGTGGATTTTGTGACGTaattatgtgaatattttgatgtgggGCGAATgaaattgtggtgaattattcttaagggatgagtgagattaaataggagcaccattatttaattggaattttcgaccacTTCTTTTTATGGGagaggaattctatttttcttggatttaattattgcttgggataattatccaaattaaatccaaagtccgattattccttattttctccatagaattttcgacccctatgCTTATTtcaaggagattttcgaaaatctcctagTTGTAggagaaggaattattttattatattatttgatcccttatttattctcttccatgaataaatataaatattctagcatatcttatcatatctaaggagatcttgccatatcctattttaattaggaaattaattaaattccttgtgggagaGGAATAAAAATCGCCActtttcctatttaattggggagattattatttttattctgctccgtaatattttattctacttcgtgaaatatccaaattaaatcatatgctaATAAATAGCATGAAAATTCGAAACCCCCTTATTTCTCACCAATATTAACGTCAATCTCTCCCACAATATCtttccaaatctttatttatttaattgtgggattatttcttgaactctataaataagagacaaaacctaaccctaaatcaaaaaaataccgtctctctctctccctcacgCTGCTCccctctctcccactctctctcaatttttcttctacttttctccaatatttcttcatcttttgagaagaattgaagttgaaactcaagaatctttgaagaatcaaggctattactttgtttctaccgttcgttctatcaaaaaaaggtatttttatattaatctttcttcatctaaccgattaatcggtgttcttgaaccctcatgcatatagattgagtgaaaggggaaacaattgatgattatgggatacatgtgtgtgtgtggatcGTGTgggtatgtgtgtgtgtgtgcctCGGTGTGCGTgcatgtgtgttgtgtgtgtgcgtgtgatgTGAGGTGTAAAACACTCATGCATAACATGTTTTGATGGTGGATCGGGTGTTGTGGTGTAAATAGAAAGTGATATGATAATCATACCTTAATTTTTGGGGTGATAATATAAAAcgaatcgatgggaaaaagggaaacttTAGGAATATGCATGAATTTGAATagatgattgagacttacttgTGTTACgcataaattaaaggtgataacTCGCGCTCTCGGTGTGATAGCAAGAGGAAGAACATACTTGTGATCTAaggaatcgaggtgggctttattcactaaactcttttattaccaaaatattgattacggtgttataagggtggattaaaatgttatgccatgcctgtgattgttttgattatgttgtgtgcctgatgcctagtttgtgagtccgctccattaggctatagggctataaaaacgaattcgggtctgagtagggccgcaaaccctatcaggctagtgtacacagttgggatcgggagccgtccttgctagtcggtcggtctcgtgggcgaatagtgtggtcacactttcgtcgcactatggaattgttggttgttgagaaaatgggaggaattgtttgactggccagtctatgaaattattttgtgatactcgatgatattcttttataaatgcaaactcgagttcactatggtaaggatggcatatctattaaaatgttttggcatgagttcactgagtatgtttaaaatactcagccctgcatgtgttttccctatgtgcaggttgagcagcgacgagcggttggcggtgttgagcaaataaattgaatgataatatgatcgttttgaaacattgagtggggttgtgtcttcatacacgacttcacttttctcttggttgcttTCGCTGAAAACATGAACTTCTTTCCGTTTGTTTGAATTGAACTATTTCATTATTGTTTAGAATATCGAGACATGATGCGTTTTGGAATTCATCAAACCTTTGTCATTTTGAGCATTAATTGTGGTATTCTATCCttcattgattttcttgattaagcCGTTGACTTATTACTTTAATAGTTCATTAAATACCTTGGTCAAAAccctttaaatgaaacctTAGCCTATGTTCTTGTTGCTtttaagtccgcctaggtAGCgatcgccgtatttattataccctaaaaTGTCGGGCTGTTACAAATTTTGCATGAAACCCTAGCTCCCAACTACTATATATAAGAGTTACATATTAAACAGTTAATCACAAAAtcaacacacaaacacacacacttgtaaaatactccctccgttccatataatttggacactttgacccgacacgggttttaagaaatctaatgaaaagtgagttgaaaaagttggtgggatgtgggttctacttttaaagtattaattttaaattattgcctagcgggtttgaggtacttctacacgctaggaggaagtcgttttatctttgggggcAATACGCCattccgtgagcactagcaggggcgtaatttgtcttgcggaaagagggcttccctcgactcgacttatagttcggtttgttttattaattccgttgtaattttcattccacttattgttattatcttccttcgattgtaatagttagagtaccgcctGTAACGGCTTGGGAATTTTATCCCATTATTTCTAACAATCGCAAGACAAATTAGTGTACTCTTCTAAGACAAGGTTATACCAATCGAAGTTGGAGGAAACATGAGCTTCAAAGCTGGAATGAAGAAACGAACAGTCGCAATGTCGATGCGCAATGAAGTGTTTAATTCCTTGAGAGATATTCTCTTGAGAATTGTGTTTATCGTTTGTCATTTGACAAGCAAGACCAATTTTGACTTGGTAGTAATAATTGGGATGCATGTGGTGTTGAATATACCAATGCACATATGGTTCAATATAATTGTGTACTTATTGATGGAGACAATATTGTGCAAATTATTTGAACGTGttgttataaacaacaaagatcACGAGGTGGTCGCAATGGTCTCCGACGTGGACCATGGTAATAATCCAAATGAATGGTTTATTGATACGGGTGCCACATGTCATGTGTGCTCCGAGAGAAGCATTTTTTCTACTTACAGATCTGTTGGGGGTAGAAAAGTACGCATGGGAAACCAAGCCTCTTCTGAGGTAGTTGGTGTGGGTAATGTGTTCCTAAAACTAGGATCTGGAAAGGTTCTTACCCTTAAGGATGTGCTGCATGTCCCAGACATCCGAAATAATTTGGTGTCAGGCTCACTTCTAGTAAATCATGGATTTTCACTAGAATTTGAGTGTGAAAAGGTTATATTGACCAAGAATGGAAAATTCATAGGTGAAGGCCACCTAGTGAATGGGCTTTTTGAGCTGAATGTTACGGTCATTCACCGtggaaaaggaaaatgcaATAAGGAAGATGACACATCCTCTTATTTGCTTGAGAGCTCTGATTTATGGCATAATAGATTGGGACATGTAAATCTAAATgctataaaaagattagtaaatcttaatttactaaaagttGATAAGTTTAACTCACAAGAAagatgtgaagtgtgtgttgaAGCCAAAATGGCTAAGCTGCCGTTCCATTCGGTAGAGCGGAGCACAAAACCTCTTGAGTTGATCCATACAGACGTatgtgatttgaaatttgtgcaaacaagaggtggtaaaaagtatttcatcacatttatagatgattgcacAAGGTATTGTTACCTTTACttattaagaagtaaagatgaggcaattgaagcgtttaaagacttcaaaaatgaagccgaaaatcaacttaattgtcGAATTAAGTGTGTTCGAAGTGATAGAGGTGGTGAATATGTGGCGCCGTTTGCAGAATTATGTCATgcaagtggtataattcaccaaaccaCGGCTCCATATTCTCCTCAATCGAATGGTGTTGCTGAACGCAAAAATCGAACActgaaagagatgatgaatgctcTGTTGATTAATTCAGGTTTACCCCAGAACATGTGGGGGGAGGCTGTGTTAACGGAAAATTATATCCTGAATAAGATTCCACTAAAAAATAGGGATGTGACTCCctatgagttgtggaaaggCAAGAAACCTTCGTATTCATACCtcaaagtgtgggggtgtTTAGCAAAGGTAGAAGTGCCGCCTCCGAAACAAGTTGCTATTGGCCCTAAAACAGTCGATTGCATCTTTATTGGCCATGCACTTAATAACCTTGCATATCGTTTCCTAGTCCATAAGTCAGTTGTGTCTGGCGTGGCTGAAGGATCAACGATAGAGTCAAGGAATGCTAtattctttgagaatgtttACCCTTGCAAGAGGTAGGAAGATCTTTCTAGTGAAAGAATGATGGATGAATCCACTAGTTCTAATCCTCCAAAAAGGACGAGGTTAAGTCCCGAGGATGTAGAACCAAGACGTGGTGAAAGAGTTAAAATTGCTAAGACTTTTGGTCCCGACTTCATAACCTTTATGTTGGATGATGAACCAAAGTCGTTGGCGGAAGCGCTGTCTGGCCCAGATGCGCCATTCTGGCAAGAAGCAATCAATAgtgaaattgaatcaattatgAGAAATAACACATGGGTATTAGTAGACTTGCCAGAAGGTTGTAAGACCTTAGGGTGCAAGTGGATCCTGAGAAGGAAATATAAAACTGATGGTACTATTGAAAAGTACAAAGCTCGCCTAGTTGTAAAAGGCTTTAAGCAGCAAGAAGGATATAACTTCTTCGACACGTATTCACCCGTTACGAGAATCACTTCCATTCGGGTGCTTCTTGCGATTGCTGCTTTGCACAATCTTgaaattcaccaaatggatgtgaaaactGCATTTCTGAATGGTGAATTGGAGGAAGAAATTTATATGGAGCAACCTGAAGGGTTTGTAGTACCTGGCCAAGAAAGGAAGGTATGCAAACTAGTGAGGTCTCTATATGGATTAAAACAAGCGCCTTTGCAATGGCACTTGAAGTTTGACAATGTGATGTTGTCAAATGGGTTCACCATCAACGAGTGTGATAAGtgtatttatattaagaacacaaataatggctttgttattgtgtgtctttatgtggatgatatgttgATTATGGGCAGCAATAGTGCCATTATCAACGAGaccaaaaatatgttgaatagaaatttcgacatgaaagatatgggtctAGCTGATGTGATTCTCGGAATCAAGATTAAAAGGAATCCTGAGGGAATAGCTTTGACACAATCTCATTACATTGAGAAAGTGCTTAAAAAGTTTCACTCCTTTGACTGTGAGCTAGCTAAGACTCCATTGGAACCCAACGTGCATTTGAGTAAGCACACGGGTGAGCCTGTAGCTCAAGAAGAATATGCAAGGATCATAGGGAGTTTGA is a window from the Salvia hispanica cultivar TCC Black 2014 chromosome 1, UniMelb_Shisp_WGS_1.0, whole genome shotgun sequence genome containing:
- the LOC125218100 gene encoding cysteine proteinase inhibitor 6-like, which codes for MASSMTMTTSFFGGAVATKPATATTHCSNQLAVRASMDPEKVLTESSNTRRGLVLAGMAAAAASSVAKVAMADTNIVLPPDYEPTDPGAPDVLIIAQVAVSEYNKQKKTSLTLVSVLKAEKQVFAGVSYRLVISAREKTFDKPNNYLTVVYAQAAPTSVQLVSFDPLLL